The Desulfovibrio sp. JC010 genome segment ATCCTTTTCCAGCGAAACAATGCGGGCCAGTCGCGGCAGGTCGTCCTTAAAACTCTGGTCGAATCCGTTCAGTTCGTCTTCGCTGCCTTGCAATTCAATGAGCACCCCCTCCGGGCTGTTCAACACCGTACCGGAAAGATTGTGTTTGAGGGCGGTCTTGTAAACAAAGGGCCTGAAGCCGACCCCCTGCACCTGTCCGGTTACAGTAAGCAGTCGGCGGGAAATCTTTTTTGTGGTCATCAGTGGGAAATCTCTTTGCTAATATGTCTTTGTCATGCGAAGCGGCGAAGCCCTATTAAAAGGTTTTGGGATTCTTAAACCCTTTTGCAAAAGGGTTTAAGCCGCCGGAGGCAAACTCTTTTCGTTAAAAGCGCGAAGCGCATCAAATTGTCTTATCCAAATCTGCTTAAAAAACTTTTCAAACGGCCTTTCACAAAGCGGACCGGTTCGAATTCCATGGGGCTGAGCTTTTCCGGGATTTTGAAATCCTTGGTGTCAAAGTCGTCCGGAGGTTCGATAACGTATTCAATATGGTCCGGGTGGTAGCCGAAAATTTTCTGGTTCGCGCTTTCCCGCCAGAGCAGGATCTTTTTTGGGCTTAATCCCAGCAGCATGTATATGGCCGTATCAAGGGCGTACGGGTTGGGCGACCCGGCCAGCAGGTTCATGCTGTACGGTTTGCCGTGAATGGGACCGCTTTCGTGCATGGGGTAGATGGCGTCCATGAGGTTGAAGGACAGCGGCATGGATTTAACCACTTCAATGATCATTTTTTCCATCAGTCCGGGCGTTTCACCGAATCGGGTATGGGCATAAGCCTTGCGGAAACCGACCACCGTGCCGAACAGATTCTTCACCGCCCCGGTAACCACGAACTGTCCGTGGGCCTTCAGCTTGGGCACGTTGATAATCATGTCCGATTCAAGGGCGTCGCGGGAGATGCCGATGGTTTCGCCGAAAGAAAGTTTGAGCGGTGTCGGACGGCCCAGACTTTTAGGCTTCAATCCCAATTCGTGTAGACCGGAAGTCATGCCTATGGCTTTGGAAACCTGTGTCGCGCTGCCGTAGCCCGGCGAATCCGCAACCGTGATCTGTGCCCCGCAATCCTTAAGATAACGGCACAGGGAGAGGGTTACGTTGGGGTGGGTGCAGGCCAACGGATTTTTGGAAGACACCAGATTGGGCTTGACCAGCACCTTTGTGCCGAGAGGGATTTTCAGGCCGCACTCCTCAAGGGTCATAGCCACTGCCGTATCCATAAATGTGGATTCGTATTCGAGGATACGGAAGAAGGCGACAGGTGCTTTGGGGCTGTTATTGCTCATCTGGTTTTATCTCTTTTTGGGCGGCCTTCGGTGCTTTTACCGGCTTCTTTTTCGCAGCTTCGGCAGTTGGCTTCTTTGTTGTTTTTCCGTCTCCGTCCGGTTTTGCTTTGGGCTTTGACGCGGCTTTTTTGCTCCC includes the following:
- a CDS encoding DUF362 domain-containing protein translates to MSNNSPKAPVAFFRILEYESTFMDTAVAMTLEECGLKIPLGTKVLVKPNLVSSKNPLACTHPNVTLSLCRYLKDCGAQITVADSPGYGSATQVSKAIGMTSGLHELGLKPKSLGRPTPLKLSFGETIGISRDALESDMIINVPKLKAHGQFVVTGAVKNLFGTVVGFRKAYAHTRFGETPGLMEKMIIEVVKSMPLSFNLMDAIYPMHESGPIHGKPYSMNLLAGSPNPYALDTAIYMLLGLSPKKILLWRESANQKIFGYHPDHIEYVIEPPDDFDTKDFKIPEKLSPMEFEPVRFVKGRLKSFLSRFG